The following are encoded together in the Cyanobacterium aponinum PCC 10605 genome:
- a CDS encoding ABC transporter substrate-binding protein: MKYLFFYLTIIFFSLTFTGCNYSPTEDLTVTMSSEKTSINQDEKMRSISHSMGVTQVVENPQRVIILTNEGTDILLALGVKPIGAVKSWQGDPFYDYIENKMTDVMVIGDEFKPNLELIVSLKPDLIIGSKVRQEQLYPQLSAIAPTVFSETIGVTWKDNLKLYAQAVNKEAEAEKLLQEWGQKVATFKEKLGDNPPTVSLVRFIAGNTRLYYEQSFPGQIVAELGLKRPPAQQKKDFADEIAIENIPLLDADYLFYFTDSSQGEKGKASEEKWLNHPLWQNLEVVKNGQIYQVSDAHWTSSSGILAAHKILDDLDNFIFKKME, translated from the coding sequence AACAATTATTTTCTTTTCTCTCACTTTCACTGGATGTAACTATAGCCCCACCGAAGATTTAACGGTAACGATGTCATCCGAAAAAACATCTATTAACCAAGATGAAAAGATGAGGTCTATCTCTCATAGTATGGGTGTAACCCAAGTTGTAGAAAATCCTCAACGGGTTATAATTCTCACTAATGAAGGTACAGATATATTATTAGCATTGGGAGTTAAGCCCATAGGTGCAGTAAAATCTTGGCAGGGAGATCCCTTTTATGATTACATTGAAAATAAAATGACCGATGTTATGGTGATTGGGGATGAATTTAAGCCTAATTTAGAGTTAATCGTTTCCCTCAAACCTGATTTAATTATCGGTAGTAAGGTGCGCCAAGAACAATTATATCCCCAATTAAGTGCGATCGCACCTACGGTATTTTCGGAGACTATTGGAGTAACATGGAAAGATAATTTAAAACTCTATGCCCAAGCCGTTAACAAAGAAGCAGAAGCGGAAAAACTTTTACAGGAATGGGGGCAGAAAGTAGCCACATTCAAAGAGAAATTAGGAGATAATCCTCCCACCGTATCTTTAGTGCGTTTTATTGCAGGAAATACCCGTCTTTACTATGAACAATCATTTCCCGGGCAAATTGTCGCAGAATTGGGATTAAAGCGCCCTCCTGCTCAACAAAAAAAAGATTTTGCTGACGAAATTGCGATCGAAAATATCCCTTTATTGGATGCAGATTACTTATTTTATTTTACAGATAGTTCTCAAGGAGAAAAAGGAAAAGCATCGGAAGAAAAGTGGTTAAATCATCCTTTATGGCAGAATTTAGAAGTAGTAAAAAATGGACAAATTTATCAAGTAAGTGATGCACATTGGACGAGTTCAAGTGGTATTTTAGC